One window of the Streptomyces asoensis genome contains the following:
- the amaP gene encoding alkaline shock response membrane anchor protein AmaP, translating to MLGTVNRVLIGGVGLVLLAVGGAVLAVGLGASAPSWWLHQGPHDALLTTAERTRWRDEAWWWPTVIAVLALLVLLTLWWLTAVLRRRRLGELLVDTGDGAGALLRGRALEGVLAAEAERLDGVAHAHVALKGRREAPEARVRLVLEPHVDPATALDHLTAQALTHARDSAALEALPAEVRMKGVKHKAERVS from the coding sequence ATGCTCGGTACCGTCAACCGCGTGCTCATCGGAGGCGTCGGGCTGGTGCTGCTCGCCGTCGGCGGTGCGGTGCTGGCCGTGGGCCTGGGCGCCTCCGCACCCTCCTGGTGGCTCCACCAGGGCCCGCACGACGCCCTTCTCACCACCGCCGAACGCACCCGCTGGCGCGACGAAGCCTGGTGGTGGCCGACGGTGATCGCGGTCCTCGCGCTCCTCGTCCTGCTGACCCTGTGGTGGCTGACGGCGGTGCTGCGCCGCCGCCGGCTCGGCGAGCTCCTCGTCGACACGGGCGACGGCGCGGGCGCGCTGCTGCGGGGCCGCGCCCTGGAGGGCGTACTCGCCGCCGAGGCGGAGCGGCTGGACGGCGTCGCCCACGCCCATGTGGCGCTGAAGGGCAGGAGGGAGGCGCCCGAGGCGCGGGTCCGCCTGGTGCTGGAGCCCCACGTGGATCCGGCGACGGCGCTGGACCACCTGACGGCGCAGGCCCTGACCCACGCGCGGGATTCGGCGGCGCTCGAGGCACTGCCCGCGGAGGTGCGGATGAAGGGCGTCAAGCACAAGGCCGAAAGGGTCAGTTGA